In Segatella copri, the DNA window GAGTTGACTTTCGAGGCAAAGGATATCGAACCACGTATCACCTATGGTACCAACCCAGGTATGGGTATCGGCATTACCGAGAATATCCCAACTCTCGATGAGATTCCTGAGGAAGAGCAGGCTGGTTTCAAGAAGAGCCTCAACTACATGGGCTTCCAGTCAGGCGAGAAACTCGAGGGTCATCCTATCGATTATGTATTCTTGGGCGCATGTACCAATGGTCGTATTGAAGACTTCCGTGCTTTCGCTTCTCTTGTTAAAGGAAAGAAAAAGGCAGATGGCGTAACTGCTTGGCTTGTACCAGGTTCATGGCTGGTTGATAAACAAATACGTGAAGAGGGAATTGATAAGATTGTTGAGGCTGCCGGCTTCGAAATCCGTCAGCCTGGATGCTCTGCCTGCCTGGCAATGAACGATGATAAGATTCCTGCAGGCAAGTACTCTGTAAGTACATCCAACCGTAACTTCGAGGGTCGTCAGGGACCAGGTTCCCGCACCATCCTTGCCAGTCCATACGTAGCAGCTGCTGCCGCTATTACAGGTAAGATTACCGACCCAAGAGAGTTTATGTAATGTTAAGTGTTCAATGTTAAATGAAAAATTGAAATGAAACAGAAATTCAATGTAATTACATCAAGCTGCATTCCTCTTCCTTTGGAGAATGTAGATACAGACCAGATCATCCCAGCCCGTTTCCTCAAGGCCATCGATAAAGAGGGCATGGGCGACAACCTCTTCCGCGATTGGCGCTACAATGCCGACGGAACTCCAAAGCCAGACTTCGTGATGAACGACCCATCTTACAGTGGTGTCATCCTCGTAGCTGGCAAGAACTTCGGTTCAGGTTCTTCCCGTGAGCACGCTGCCTGGGCTATCGCAGGTGCAGGCTTCCGTGTAGTCATCAGCTCTT includes these proteins:
- the leuD gene encoding 3-isopropylmalate dehydratase small subunit, whose translation is MKQKFNVITSSCIPLPLENVDTDQIIPARFLKAIDKEGMGDNLFRDWRYNADGTPKPDFVMNDPSYSGVILVAGKNFGSGSSREHAAWAIAGAGFRVVISSFFADIHKNNELNNLVLPVVVSEEFLKELFESIDKDHKTEVKVDLPNQTVTNLATGKSEHFEINGYKKHCLENGLDDVDFLVQNRDKVEAWEAKNK